AAAAAATCATTTATTTTTAAAAAGTAACACCTTTAAATAATATCGATTTAAAGTTAAAAACTCTAGGAAATAATGACTAATGTAAAGATAATTTTTTACAGAAATAATTAAATGATCCTAATCCAATAATCAATAAAATATATACTATAAGTATGTTGTTAGCTATAAATTATGGCTTATAAAGGTTACAATTAAAATAATTTTTATTATGTAATATTAAAATTATGATTTCTGTCAATCAGTTATATATATATCCAATTAAATCGCTTTCAGGTATATCACTCCAAACAGCCAATACCGTCGATGGTGGTTTTAAGCACGATCGAATCATGATGATTAGTGAACCTGATGGTACATTCATAACCGCCAGACAATTTCCGCAATTGTTAAAGCTTCAAGCATCTATAATGGGTAATGATGTTTCTGTTTCATTACCTTCGTCAGAAATAATTTGTTTTAATTTGGATGAATTTTCAGAAAATAATGAACCAACTGAAGTTTGGGGTAACCATTTCACTGCGCAAATTGCACCAATTAGAGTTAATCAATTTTTTAGTCACTTTCTTCAAAAGGATGTGCAGTTACGCTGGGTTGGTCATAATCTAACAAGACGAACTAAACGCTATCCACAAATACCAGTGAGTTTTGCTGACGGTTACCCTTATTTGTTATTAAATCAGGCTTCATTTAATTATTTGCAGCAGCAGTGCCCTGCAAAGCTCGATATTCAACAATTCCGAGGTAACATTATTGTTGATGGTGCATTACCTTTTGCCGAAGATGGTTGGAAAACAATTAAAATTGGCGAAGTTGTTTTTGATATCGTAAAACCTTGTACTCGTTGCGTATTAACAACGTTCAATGTCAATACAACAGAACCATTACCTAATAATGAACCTTTAAAAACATTGAGTTATTTTAGATCTGATTTGGAAGGAAATATCAATTTTGGCATGAATATGATTGCTCGAAATCATGGAACTGTATCGGTTGGAGATAAAGTTGAGATACTTGAACGACAACCCGCTAATAGTTATGTTAAAAACTTTCCTAAAGAAGAAACAAACAACTATCAATCTTGCATTATCTCTTTTGAAAATACAAAATTTGAAGGTAATAATCAACAAACACTATTAGAGCAACTTGAACAGCATCATATTTCACTTCCCTATTCTTGTCGGGCTGGTGTATGCGGTCGTTGCTCCGTGTTATTAAAGAAAGGACAAGTTAAATCATTAACGCAATCTGGAATTAAGCCCGATAACTCAATTTTAGCATGTAGTTGCATACCTATGAGTGATATCATCATAAAATTATTGAAA
The sequence above is drawn from the Gilliamella apicola genome and encodes:
- a CDS encoding YcbX family protein, with amino-acid sequence MISVNQLYIYPIKSLSGISLQTANTVDGGFKHDRIMMISEPDGTFITARQFPQLLKLQASIMGNDVSVSLPSSEIICFNLDEFSENNEPTEVWGNHFTAQIAPIRVNQFFSHFLQKDVQLRWVGHNLTRRTKRYPQIPVSFADGYPYLLLNQASFNYLQQQCPAKLDIQQFRGNIIVDGALPFAEDGWKTIKIGEVVFDIVKPCTRCVLTTFNVNTTEPLPNNEPLKTLSYFRSDLEGNINFGMNMIARNHGTVSVGDKVEILERQPANSYVKNFPKEETNNYQSCIISFENTKFEGNNQQTLLEQLEQHHISLPYSCRAGVCGRCSVLLKKGQVKSLTQSGIKPDNSILACSCIPMSDIIIKLLK